One window of the Nicotiana tabacum cultivar K326 chromosome 4, ASM71507v2, whole genome shotgun sequence genome contains the following:
- the LOC107804692 gene encoding uncharacterized protein LOC107804692 isoform X13: MESTVDEFSGETDGAAFSKLKDPKSLEGLDDNISCVVKADEANKLSSSSKMSEDRSLQCSCTSSGKTINNQTSAGCVHVKNEADDSPIDHSGRNESNGEANNKASMGETSSRNAHSIGDYLENNHSSRKNDVASEASGDLPADTCPEKDDQKSVGSPVSSDTKDALQSHQMDGSEDSDIEEQDVKVCDICGDAGREDLLAICCKCTDGAEHTYCMREMLQKVPEGDWMCEECKFDEEMKNRKGVTIKTEAKPSDVDGETASDTKISGKRRMDDSEVSSVAKKQAFEPASGSPKTLSPNRLIALSRESSFNNSDKGKLKSINQISSGGLSVHDTPAWGSRLQTARGTFSKSNSFSSLAAKRKVQLVDEGFLPKQKLVRESAGLDAKESSIRSMSKSMSFRSISTSRNNVSEAKVKMLSPKFSPAQDKGQMQTKERNPFERKSSFRSERSSGTSVPSKTEQRSAFRGDPSPLSSSSNNCDSRPGQLDSKPVSLLKSSGAVARRTPEVSVHSDEAKKQISLTSISTGVSAANKISSSDQRPNQSNARGDPLSNSYIAERPTSNAGEGLLDGVSQQRETKNVGERIRENSGRRLKHSGTGTKSLFCQRCKGSGHLTESCTADGPDLSTSDVSAVKNSREAPNGTSDLKAAIEAAMLRKPGICRKNRVFDQSDDLAMSNTNSETMAQDLLSGSSGRRILPTNEEVYGVSSNSMAGSYKQEISSMRQLSVLPAEALSRAGNAVPILPSDEKSSLVDLDRYSQAAVAILSRTAIPEHEYIWQGAFEVQKSGRTLDLCDGIQAHLSSCASPKVLDTVNKFPQKVLFNEVSRLSTWPIQFQEYGVTEDNIALFFFAKDIGSYERCYKILLENMIRNDMALKANLEGVELLIFPSNRLPEKSQRWNMMFFLWGVFRVKKASYVQHMQATGKPFPVPQDIPKSSMPFPENVHCLGPVDNATSDNVSMDGEVIASKESGCPMVNGNVDSKASQVCKGDSVAVNVENLEPSSVRIVPTSHLNSSPGRRRYGIFQVGDAGQECKSELQSSSTPAANTWANVSTTEPVPMECGSLVDRQRPFHSVDEAPGRMQEKAYMGSTERGFCSKNGRKFEINLEDEYKDEEASETSGSATTEPTRKVLNSDMLNHLKRPRSVETVMQSVDSGVNLATRSFNDNDIVVEKAHYDKKLKTSIGGSYGNSEQTSCSSDDFLSRMHGSSYGPYLPDTGCDEALSKAAIPECSGNAARYFFPVDPHPVEASSVPWQRHHSDNDRLSDRVPNLELALGGESNSLTQGIPPFLVGKVDKKIIQDQGAETHLLTQGIPPFLVGKVDKRVIQDPSSAKEAIRVEEVEDVSASLSLSLSFPFPEKEQQKGSVSQNEQAMPETRRGNTPLLFFGGLGNK; the protein is encoded by the exons ATGGAGTCAACAGTTGATGAGTTTTCCGGGGAAACCG ATGGTGCAGCGTTTTCAAAGTTAAAGGATCCCAAATCTCTTGAAGGCCTTGATGACAATATATCATGTGTCGTTAAAGCCGACGAAGCTAATAAATTGTCCAGCTCCAGTAAGATGAGCGAAGACAGAAGTCTACAGTGTTCTTGTACTTCTAGTGGAAAAACAATAAATAATCAAACTTCTGCTGGATGTGTACATGTGAAAAATGAGGCAGATGATAGTCCAATTGACCATAGTGGGCGAAATGAAAGTAATGGTGAGGCGAATAATAAGGCATCTATGGGGGAAACATCTTCAAGAAACGCACATAGTATAGGAGACTATTTGGAAAATAACCATTCATCAAGAAAGAATGATGTGGCATCTGAAGCTTCTGGCGATCTACCTGCTGATACTTGTCCTGAGAAGGATGACCAAAAGAGTGTTGGATCACCCGTTTCGTCTGATACAAAGGATGCTCTACAATCACATCAAATGGATGGGAGTGAGGATTCTGACATTGAGGAGCAAGAT GTGAAAGTTTGTGATATATGTGGGGATGCTGGTCGGGAGGATTTACTTGCCATATGTTGCAAGTGTACAGATGGTGCGGAACATAC GTATTGCATGCGGGAGATGTTACAAAAAGTTCCAGAGGGGGATTGGATGTGCGAGGAATGCAAATTTGACGAGGAAATGAAAAATCGGAAAG GCGTCACAATAAAAACGGAAGCAAAACCTTCTGATGTTGATGGGGAAACAGCTTCTGATACTAAAATTTCTGGCAAGAGGCGTATGGATGATAGTGAAGTTTCTTCTGTGGCAAAGAAGCAGGCCTTTGAGCCAGCTTCGGGATCACCAAAAACACTAAGTCCCAACAGACTTATTGCACTTTCCCGTGAAAGTTCATTTAATAACTCAGATAAGGGGAAGTTGAAATCCATTAATCAGATCTCTTCTGGAGGTCTTTCTGTTCATGATACTCCAGCGTGGGGTTCACGACTACAAACTGCTAGAG GTACCTTTTCAAAGTCTAATTCTTTCAGTTCCCTGGCTGCAAAACGAAAAGTGCAACTTGTAGATGAAGGTTTCCTGCCGAAGCAGAAATTGGTTAGAGAATCTGCTGGTCTTGATGCGAAAGAGAGTTCGATCCGATCAATGAGCAAATCTATGTCATTTAGATCCATAAGCACAAGCCGCAACAATGTCTCTGAAGCAAAGGTTAAGATGTTATCCCCTAAGTTTTCCCCTGCTCAGGACAAAGGACAAATGCAGACAAAAGAACGAAATCCATTTGAAAGGAAGAGTTCTTTTAGATCAGAACGTTCTTCTGGTACTTCTGTTCCTTCTAAAACTGAGCAAAGATCAGCATTTCGAGGTGACCCTTCTCCACTTTCTTCCTCAAGTAATAACTGTGATTCTAGACCAGGTCAGCTTGACAGCAAACCTGTGTCATTATTGAAATCATCTGGTGCTGTTGCTCGTAGGACTCCAGAAGTATCTGTTCATTCAG ATGAAGCTAAGAAGCAGATATCACTCACATCCATCTCCACTGGAGTTTCCGCTGCCAATAAAATTAGTAGCTCTGATCAGAGGCCTAACCAGAGTAATGCAAGGGGTGATCCTTTGTCGAACTCTTATATTGCTGAGAGACCAACATCTAACGCTGGCGAAGGTCTGTTAGATGGGGTGTCCCAGCAGAGGGAAACAAAAAATGTTGGTGAGAGAATAAGGGAGAATTCTGGGAGACGCTTAAAACACAGTGGAACTGGTACGAAGTCACTTTTCTGCCAGAGGTGTAAAGGAAGCGGTCACTTGACAGAAAGTTGCACTGCTGACGGGCCTGATTTATCCACTTCTGATGTTTCTGCTGTAAAAAATTCTAGAGAGGCCCCAAATGGCACCAGCGATCTGAAAGCTGCAATTGAGGCTGCTATGCTAAGGAAGCCTGGAATTTGCCGTAAGAATAGGGTTTTTGATCAGTCTGATGATTTAGCTATGTCAAACACAAATTCTGAAACAATGGCTCAAGATCTACTATCTGGTTCGAGTGGCAGAAGAATTTTACCTACTAATGAAGAAGTCTATGGGGTTTCATCGAACTCTATGGCTGGCTCCTATAAACAGGAAATCAGCAGTATGAGGCAGCTGTCAGTGCTTCCCGCTGAAGCTCTTAGCAGAGCAGGGAATGCGGTCCCTATTCTTCCATCTGACGAAAAGTCTTCACTTGTTGATTTAGATAGATATTCTCAAGCAGCAGTCGCAATACTTTCGAGGACAGCAATTCCAGAGCATGAATATATATGGCA GGGTGCTTTTGAGGTTCAGAAGAGTGGGAGAACTCTTGACTTATGTGATGGAATTCAGGCTCATTTATCAAGTTGTGCATCACCCAAAGTTCTTGACACAGTAAACAAATTTCCTCAAAAGGTCCTCTTTAACGAGGTTTCACGATTGAGCACTTGGCCAATACAATTTCAGGAGTATGGTGTTACAGAAGATAATATTGCACTGTTCTTTTTTGCTAAAGACATTGGGAG CTACGAGAGGTGCTATAAAATTTTGCTGGAGAATATGATTAGGAATGACATGGCTCTCAAAGCGAATCTTGAAGGTGTTGAGCTGCTGATATTCCCATCTAACCGGCTTCCTGAAAAATCTCAAC GGTGGAATATGATGTTCTTCCTATGGGGTGTCTTTAGGGTAAAGAAGGCAAGTTATGTGCAACATATGCAGGCAACTGGAAAGCCATTTCCTGTACCCCAGGATATTCCAAAGTCAAGCATGCCTTTTCCAGAGAATGTACATTGTCTCGGCCCTGTCGACAATGCTACGAGTGATAATGTTTCCATGGATGGTGAGGTAATTGCTTCAAAGGAGTCTGGTTGTCCAATGGTCAATGGAAATGTTGATTCGAAAGCGTCCCAAGTGTGCAAAGGTGACTCTGTAGCCGTAAACGTGGAGAACCTGGAGCCTAGCTCCGTCAGAATTGTACCAACTAGCCACTTGAATTCTTCCCCAGGGAGGAGACGATATGGCATTTTCCAG GTTGGAGATGCTGGACAGGAATGCAAATCGGAATTGCAAAGTAGTTCTACTCCAGCTGCCAATACTTGGGCAAATGTTAGTACAACTGAACCAGTGCCAATGGAATGTGGTTCTTTAGTTGATAGACAGAGGCCATTCCATTCTGTTGATGAAGCTCCAGGCCGTATGCAGGAGAAAGCTTATATGGGCAGCACTGAGAGGGGCTTCTGTAGCAAAAATGGTAGGAAATTTGAGATAAATCTGGAGGATGAGTATAAGGATGAAGAAGCATCTGAAACGAGCGGAAGTGCAACTACTGAACCAACACGGAAGGTGCTTAATAGTGATATGCTGAACCACCTGAAACGTCCACGTTCTGTGGAGACAGTGATGCAATCTGTCGACTCTGGAGTTAATTTGGCAACCCGAAGTTTTAATGATAATGACATTGTAGTTGAAAAGGCACACTACGACAAAAAATTGAAGACTAGTATTGGTGGATCATATGGTAATAGCGAGCAAACTAGTTGTTCCAGTGATGATTTTTTGTCACGGATGCATGGTTCCTCTTATGGACCCTATCTTCCGGATACAGGGTGTGATGAAGCTCTGAGTAAAGCAGCTATCCCGGAGTGCTCAGGGAATGCTGCAAGATATTTCTTCCCTGTTGATCCACATCCTGTTGAGGCTAGCTCAGTGCCTTGGCAAAGGCATCATTCAGATAATGATCGGCTTAGTGATAGAGTCCCTAATCTTGAGCTAGCGTTAGGTGGTGAGTCAAATTCACTGACACAGGGAATCCCACCCTTTTTAGTTGGGAAAGTAGACAAGAAAATCATTCAAGACCAAGGTGCTGAGACTCATTTGCTGACTCAGGGAATCCCACCCTTTTTAGTTGGGAAAGTAGACAAGAGAGTCATTCAGGACCCTTCTTCAGCTAAGGAAGCAATTAGAGTGGAGGAGGTGGAGGATGTCTCTGCTTCTCTCTCCCTTTCTCTTTCATTTCCTTTCCCAGAAAAGGAACAGCAAAAAGGTTCTGTTTCACAAAATGAGCAGGCAATGCCTGAAACAAGACGAGGTAATACACCTCTGCTTTTCTTTGGGGGGCTTGGCAACAAGTAG
- the LOC107804692 gene encoding uncharacterized protein LOC107804692 isoform X8 — protein MESTVDEFSGETGMINSLSFSVNDVSSSNKTRKCEIRQSSEINSAIRISSSNLSFSANAEIKANARTSDVSSATSDGAAFSKLKDPKSLEGLDDNISCVVKADEANKLSSSSKMSEDRSLQCSCTSSGKTINNQTSAGCVHVKNEADDSPIDHSGRNESNGEANNKASMGETSSRNAHSIGDYLENNHSSRKNDVASEASGDLPADTCPEKDDQKSVGSPVSSDTKDALQSHQMDGSEDSDIEEQDVKVCDICGDAGREDLLAICCKCTDGAEHTYCMREMLQKVPEGDWMCEECKFDEEMKNRKGDKSVKFDGYRKSYLTGQTAIDDTGVTIKTEAKPSDVDGETASDTKISGKRRMDDSEVSSVAKKQAFEPASGSPKTLSPNRLIALSRESSFNNSDKGKLKSINQISSGGLSVHDTPAWGSRLQTARGTFSKSNSFSSLAAKRKVQLVDEGFLPKQKLVRESAGLDAKESSIRSMSKSMSFRSISTSRNNVSEAKVKMLSPKFSPAQDKGQMQTKERNPFERKSSFRSERSSGTSVPSKTEQRSAFRGDPSPLSSSSNNCDSRPGQLDSKPVSLLKSSGAVARRTPEVSVHSDEAKKQISLTSISTGVSAANKISSSDQRPNQSNARGDPLSNSYIAERPTSNAGEGLLDGVSQQRETKNVGERIRENSGRRLKHSGTGTKSLFCQRCKGSGHLTESCTADGPDLSTSDVSAVKNSREAPNGTSDLKAAIEAAMLRKPGICRKNRVFDQSDDLAMSNTNSETMAQDLLSGSSGRRILPTNEEVYGVSSNSMAGSYKQEISSMRQLSVLPAEALSRAGNAVPILPSDEKSSLVDLDRYSQAAVAILSRTAIPEHEYIWQGAFEVQKSGRTLDLCDGIQAHLSSCASPKVLDTVNKFPQKVLFNEVSRLSTWPIQFQEYGVTEDNIALFFFAKDIGSYERCYKILLENMIRNDMALKANLEGVELLIFPSNRLPEKSQRWNMMFFLWGVFRVKKASYVQHMQATGKPFPVPQDIPKSSMPFPENVHCLGPVDNATSDNVSMDGEVIASKESGCPMVNGNVDSKASQVCKGDSVAVNVENLEPSSVRIVPTSHLNSSPGRRRYGIFQVGDAGQECKSELQSSSTPAANTWANVSTTEPVPMECGSLVDRQRPFHSVDEAPGRMQEKAYMGSTERGFCSKNGRKFEINLEDEYKDEEASETSGSATTEPTRKVLNSDMLNHLKRPRSVETVMQSVDSGVNLATRSFNDNDIVVEKAHYDKKLKTSIGGSYGNSEQTSCSSDDFLSRMHGSSYGPYLPDTGCDEALSKAAIPECSGNAARYFFPVDPHPVEASSVPWQRHHSDNDRLSDRVPNLELALGGESNSLTQGIPPFLVGKVDKKIIQDQGAETHLLTQGIPPFLVGKVDKRVIQDPSSAKEAIRVEEVEDVSASLSLSLSFPFPEKEQQKGSVSQNEQAMPETRRGNTPLLFFGGLGNK, from the exons ATGGAGTCAACAGTTGATGAGTTTTCCGGGGAAACCGGTATGATAAATAGTTTAAGTTTCTCTGTCAATGATGTTTCATCTTCTAATAAGACGAGAAAATGTGAAATTAGACAGAGTAGTGAAATAAACAGTGCAATCCGCATTAGTTCGAGTAACTTATCTTTTTCTGCAAATGCTGAAATTAAAGCAAATGCAAGGACTTCTGATGTTTCATCCGCTACTTCAGATGGTGCAGCGTTTTCAAAGTTAAAGGATCCCAAATCTCTTGAAGGCCTTGATGACAATATATCATGTGTCGTTAAAGCCGACGAAGCTAATAAATTGTCCAGCTCCAGTAAGATGAGCGAAGACAGAAGTCTACAGTGTTCTTGTACTTCTAGTGGAAAAACAATAAATAATCAAACTTCTGCTGGATGTGTACATGTGAAAAATGAGGCAGATGATAGTCCAATTGACCATAGTGGGCGAAATGAAAGTAATGGTGAGGCGAATAATAAGGCATCTATGGGGGAAACATCTTCAAGAAACGCACATAGTATAGGAGACTATTTGGAAAATAACCATTCATCAAGAAAGAATGATGTGGCATCTGAAGCTTCTGGCGATCTACCTGCTGATACTTGTCCTGAGAAGGATGACCAAAAGAGTGTTGGATCACCCGTTTCGTCTGATACAAAGGATGCTCTACAATCACATCAAATGGATGGGAGTGAGGATTCTGACATTGAGGAGCAAGAT GTGAAAGTTTGTGATATATGTGGGGATGCTGGTCGGGAGGATTTACTTGCCATATGTTGCAAGTGTACAGATGGTGCGGAACATAC GTATTGCATGCGGGAGATGTTACAAAAAGTTCCAGAGGGGGATTGGATGTGCGAGGAATGCAAATTTGACGAGGAAATGAAAAATCGGAAAGGTGATAAATCTGTGAAGTTTGATGGATACAGAAAAAGTTATCTTACTGGACAAACTGCTATTGATGATACAGGCGTCACAATAAAAACGGAAGCAAAACCTTCTGATGTTGATGGGGAAACAGCTTCTGATACTAAAATTTCTGGCAAGAGGCGTATGGATGATAGTGAAGTTTCTTCTGTGGCAAAGAAGCAGGCCTTTGAGCCAGCTTCGGGATCACCAAAAACACTAAGTCCCAACAGACTTATTGCACTTTCCCGTGAAAGTTCATTTAATAACTCAGATAAGGGGAAGTTGAAATCCATTAATCAGATCTCTTCTGGAGGTCTTTCTGTTCATGATACTCCAGCGTGGGGTTCACGACTACAAACTGCTAGAG GTACCTTTTCAAAGTCTAATTCTTTCAGTTCCCTGGCTGCAAAACGAAAAGTGCAACTTGTAGATGAAGGTTTCCTGCCGAAGCAGAAATTGGTTAGAGAATCTGCTGGTCTTGATGCGAAAGAGAGTTCGATCCGATCAATGAGCAAATCTATGTCATTTAGATCCATAAGCACAAGCCGCAACAATGTCTCTGAAGCAAAGGTTAAGATGTTATCCCCTAAGTTTTCCCCTGCTCAGGACAAAGGACAAATGCAGACAAAAGAACGAAATCCATTTGAAAGGAAGAGTTCTTTTAGATCAGAACGTTCTTCTGGTACTTCTGTTCCTTCTAAAACTGAGCAAAGATCAGCATTTCGAGGTGACCCTTCTCCACTTTCTTCCTCAAGTAATAACTGTGATTCTAGACCAGGTCAGCTTGACAGCAAACCTGTGTCATTATTGAAATCATCTGGTGCTGTTGCTCGTAGGACTCCAGAAGTATCTGTTCATTCAG ATGAAGCTAAGAAGCAGATATCACTCACATCCATCTCCACTGGAGTTTCCGCTGCCAATAAAATTAGTAGCTCTGATCAGAGGCCTAACCAGAGTAATGCAAGGGGTGATCCTTTGTCGAACTCTTATATTGCTGAGAGACCAACATCTAACGCTGGCGAAGGTCTGTTAGATGGGGTGTCCCAGCAGAGGGAAACAAAAAATGTTGGTGAGAGAATAAGGGAGAATTCTGGGAGACGCTTAAAACACAGTGGAACTGGTACGAAGTCACTTTTCTGCCAGAGGTGTAAAGGAAGCGGTCACTTGACAGAAAGTTGCACTGCTGACGGGCCTGATTTATCCACTTCTGATGTTTCTGCTGTAAAAAATTCTAGAGAGGCCCCAAATGGCACCAGCGATCTGAAAGCTGCAATTGAGGCTGCTATGCTAAGGAAGCCTGGAATTTGCCGTAAGAATAGGGTTTTTGATCAGTCTGATGATTTAGCTATGTCAAACACAAATTCTGAAACAATGGCTCAAGATCTACTATCTGGTTCGAGTGGCAGAAGAATTTTACCTACTAATGAAGAAGTCTATGGGGTTTCATCGAACTCTATGGCTGGCTCCTATAAACAGGAAATCAGCAGTATGAGGCAGCTGTCAGTGCTTCCCGCTGAAGCTCTTAGCAGAGCAGGGAATGCGGTCCCTATTCTTCCATCTGACGAAAAGTCTTCACTTGTTGATTTAGATAGATATTCTCAAGCAGCAGTCGCAATACTTTCGAGGACAGCAATTCCAGAGCATGAATATATATGGCA GGGTGCTTTTGAGGTTCAGAAGAGTGGGAGAACTCTTGACTTATGTGATGGAATTCAGGCTCATTTATCAAGTTGTGCATCACCCAAAGTTCTTGACACAGTAAACAAATTTCCTCAAAAGGTCCTCTTTAACGAGGTTTCACGATTGAGCACTTGGCCAATACAATTTCAGGAGTATGGTGTTACAGAAGATAATATTGCACTGTTCTTTTTTGCTAAAGACATTGGGAG CTACGAGAGGTGCTATAAAATTTTGCTGGAGAATATGATTAGGAATGACATGGCTCTCAAAGCGAATCTTGAAGGTGTTGAGCTGCTGATATTCCCATCTAACCGGCTTCCTGAAAAATCTCAAC GGTGGAATATGATGTTCTTCCTATGGGGTGTCTTTAGGGTAAAGAAGGCAAGTTATGTGCAACATATGCAGGCAACTGGAAAGCCATTTCCTGTACCCCAGGATATTCCAAAGTCAAGCATGCCTTTTCCAGAGAATGTACATTGTCTCGGCCCTGTCGACAATGCTACGAGTGATAATGTTTCCATGGATGGTGAGGTAATTGCTTCAAAGGAGTCTGGTTGTCCAATGGTCAATGGAAATGTTGATTCGAAAGCGTCCCAAGTGTGCAAAGGTGACTCTGTAGCCGTAAACGTGGAGAACCTGGAGCCTAGCTCCGTCAGAATTGTACCAACTAGCCACTTGAATTCTTCCCCAGGGAGGAGACGATATGGCATTTTCCAG GTTGGAGATGCTGGACAGGAATGCAAATCGGAATTGCAAAGTAGTTCTACTCCAGCTGCCAATACTTGGGCAAATGTTAGTACAACTGAACCAGTGCCAATGGAATGTGGTTCTTTAGTTGATAGACAGAGGCCATTCCATTCTGTTGATGAAGCTCCAGGCCGTATGCAGGAGAAAGCTTATATGGGCAGCACTGAGAGGGGCTTCTGTAGCAAAAATGGTAGGAAATTTGAGATAAATCTGGAGGATGAGTATAAGGATGAAGAAGCATCTGAAACGAGCGGAAGTGCAACTACTGAACCAACACGGAAGGTGCTTAATAGTGATATGCTGAACCACCTGAAACGTCCACGTTCTGTGGAGACAGTGATGCAATCTGTCGACTCTGGAGTTAATTTGGCAACCCGAAGTTTTAATGATAATGACATTGTAGTTGAAAAGGCACACTACGACAAAAAATTGAAGACTAGTATTGGTGGATCATATGGTAATAGCGAGCAAACTAGTTGTTCCAGTGATGATTTTTTGTCACGGATGCATGGTTCCTCTTATGGACCCTATCTTCCGGATACAGGGTGTGATGAAGCTCTGAGTAAAGCAGCTATCCCGGAGTGCTCAGGGAATGCTGCAAGATATTTCTTCCCTGTTGATCCACATCCTGTTGAGGCTAGCTCAGTGCCTTGGCAAAGGCATCATTCAGATAATGATCGGCTTAGTGATAGAGTCCCTAATCTTGAGCTAGCGTTAGGTGGTGAGTCAAATTCACTGACACAGGGAATCCCACCCTTTTTAGTTGGGAAAGTAGACAAGAAAATCATTCAAGACCAAGGTGCTGAGACTCATTTGCTGACTCAGGGAATCCCACCCTTTTTAGTTGGGAAAGTAGACAAGAGAGTCATTCAGGACCCTTCTTCAGCTAAGGAAGCAATTAGAGTGGAGGAGGTGGAGGATGTCTCTGCTTCTCTCTCCCTTTCTCTTTCATTTCCTTTCCCAGAAAAGGAACAGCAAAAAGGTTCTGTTTCACAAAATGAGCAGGCAATGCCTGAAACAAGACGAGGTAATACACCTCTGCTTTTCTTTGGGGGGCTTGGCAACAAGTAG